The Planococcus liqunii genome includes a region encoding these proteins:
- a CDS encoding DUF4870 domain-containing protein gives MENTGFKILVHASAFFAPFLVPFIVFLITSDPEVKKLSIQALLFQLVMGVLLTISGFLVIFIIGIPMLIVFGLMTVIVPIMGIIRALNNDKFDYPIVGAWYQ, from the coding sequence ATGGAGAATACAGGCTTTAAAATACTTGTCCATGCCAGTGCGTTCTTTGCTCCGTTTTTAGTGCCGTTTATCGTGTTCCTTATTACGAGCGACCCGGAAGTGAAAAAACTGTCCATCCAGGCGTTGTTGTTCCAACTTGTGATGGGTGTGCTGTTGACGATTTCAGGTTTCTTGGTGATCTTCATCATCGGTATTCCTATGCTGATCGTGTTTGGCTTGATGACCGTCATCGTACCAATCATGGGCATTATCCGCGCATTGAACAACGACAAATTCGACTATCCGATCGTTGGTGCCTGGTATCAATGA
- a CDS encoding exonuclease SbcCD subunit D, producing MKIFHTADWHLGKLVQGVYMTEEQRHVLEQFVAAIEEQRPDAVIIAGDLYDRAVPPTEAVNLLDEVLAKIVLELETPVFAVAGNHDSPGRLNFGSRVMKMNGIHIAGHVQKEHEPIVMADEFGEVHIHLIPYADPSQVRYALGNPDIRSHNDAAEAIVENIKQKLNPEARHIAVGHAFVTPHGEQQENTSDSERPLSIGGAEHVEAGHFADFHYTALGHLHQAHHVLNETIRYSGSPLKYSISEERHQKGFLIVEMDGSGNVSVEKQLLAPKRDMRTVEGFMEDILRHELNEDYVFVKLLDETPILYPMEKIRSVYPNAMHVERKSFGQASGKSAAESRRNMDPMVLFNAFYEEVKGEKATEETETVFKEVLQEFLREESDEKEGVKQ from the coding sequence ATGAAAATTTTCCATACCGCCGACTGGCATTTAGGCAAGCTGGTCCAAGGTGTTTATATGACTGAAGAACAACGCCATGTGTTAGAACAATTCGTCGCTGCTATTGAAGAACAGCGGCCGGATGCTGTCATTATCGCAGGCGATTTATACGACCGGGCAGTGCCGCCGACAGAAGCCGTCAATTTGCTGGATGAAGTACTGGCGAAAATTGTGCTGGAACTCGAGACGCCGGTATTTGCTGTAGCCGGAAACCATGACAGCCCGGGGCGTTTGAATTTCGGGAGCCGGGTCATGAAAATGAATGGTATCCACATTGCCGGCCATGTCCAAAAAGAACACGAGCCGATTGTCATGGCCGATGAATTCGGAGAAGTGCATATCCATTTGATTCCGTATGCCGATCCGTCCCAGGTCCGCTATGCACTGGGAAATCCGGACATCCGATCACATAACGATGCAGCAGAAGCCATCGTTGAAAACATAAAACAAAAGTTGAACCCGGAAGCCCGCCATATCGCTGTCGGCCATGCATTTGTGACGCCCCACGGAGAGCAGCAGGAAAACACCAGCGATTCAGAACGGCCGTTGTCGATTGGCGGTGCCGAACATGTCGAGGCAGGCCATTTTGCCGATTTCCATTACACGGCACTCGGGCATTTGCACCAGGCCCACCATGTGCTGAATGAAACCATCCGCTATTCAGGTTCGCCGCTCAAATATTCGATTTCAGAAGAGCGCCACCAAAAAGGATTTTTAATCGTTGAAATGGATGGCAGCGGAAACGTCTCGGTCGAAAAGCAATTACTGGCGCCAAAGCGGGACATGCGTACCGTTGAAGGCTTTATGGAAGACATTTTGCGCCATGAACTCAACGAAGATTATGTCTTTGTGAAGCTGCTCGATGAAACGCCGATTTTGTATCCGATGGAAAAAATCCGTTCGGTTTACCCGAATGCCATGCATGTCGAACGCAAAAGCTTTGGGCAGGCAAGCGGCAAGAGCGCGGCGGAATCGCGCCGCAATATGGATCCAATGGTGCTGTTCAATGCTTTCTACGAAGAAGTCAAAGGAGAAAAAGCGACGGAAGAGACTGAAACAGTTTTCAAAGAAGTGCTTCAGGAATTCCTGCGCGAAGAATCTGATGAGAAAGAAGGCGTGAAGCAATGA
- a CDS encoding transcriptional regulator, with the protein MKAQILKAFKHQQLIDMMYMANDGSISKRRIKILKVSGESFQAYCFLRNKKRTFKIENVLSLIPVERKERQII; encoded by the coding sequence ATGAAAGCACAGATTTTGAAAGCCTTCAAACATCAGCAATTGATTGACATGATGTACATGGCGAACGATGGAAGCATCAGCAAACGCCGCATTAAAATTTTAAAAGTGAGCGGGGAGTCGTTTCAAGCATATTGCTTTCTCCGGAACAAAAAACGCACGTTCAAAATTGAAAATGTGCTTTCATTGATTCCGGTAGAACGCAAAGAACGCCAGATCATTTAA
- a CDS encoding YtoQ family protein: protein MRLTVYLAGEIHSTWREEIKKKSLALNLPVDFVGPMEDHERSDNIGEEILGEQPNAVFKDAAASSFNNLRTGVLMQKADLVIALFGEQYKQWNTAMDASSALAVGKPVILIRPEKLHHPLKELSRKANATVETVDQAIKALAYIFD, encoded by the coding sequence ATGCGATTAACTGTTTATCTAGCCGGAGAAATTCATAGTACGTGGCGCGAAGAGATCAAGAAAAAATCATTGGCACTGAACTTGCCGGTCGATTTTGTCGGACCGATGGAAGACCACGAACGCTCGGATAATATCGGCGAGGAAATTTTAGGCGAGCAGCCGAATGCGGTATTCAAAGACGCAGCAGCTTCCAGCTTCAACAACCTGCGCACCGGCGTACTGATGCAAAAAGCGGATCTGGTCATCGCTCTTTTCGGCGAACAGTACAAACAATGGAACACGGCAATGGACGCCAGCAGCGCACTTGCAGTGGGGAAACCGGTCATCCTGATCCGCCCCGAGAAACTGCATCATCCGCTGAAAGAACTGTCCCGCAAAGCAAATGCTACCGTCGAAACTGTCGACCAGGCGATTAAAGCCTTAGCGTATATTTTTGATTGA
- a CDS encoding zinc-binding dehydrogenase: MKAFVIESGELKVKDMEEPQAKAGEVVVALKTAGINRRDLGLPNRYGNRPEALIIGSDGAGVIEAVGEVVSGFSVGDEVIINPALRWYGNSDAPPVEFDILGMPDHGTFAEKIALSAEQVEKKPEFLSWEEAGSLALAGVTGYRALFTKGEVKEGDTLFIPGAGSGVATYLIQFAKNAGARVIVSSRSEEKRNHALEIGADRAIVTDSDWLQELADETVDLVIDSVGAATFNRSLEVLKKGGRIVIFGATTDDNVDFNLRSFFYGQYQLFGSTMGSREELRAMLAHMEEHGTHPVVDRVFDLEHAQEAFDHLGSGKQFGKVVLRLK; encoded by the coding sequence GTGAAAGCATTTGTCATTGAATCTGGTGAATTGAAAGTGAAAGACATGGAAGAACCGCAAGCGAAAGCGGGCGAAGTGGTCGTCGCGCTGAAAACTGCGGGCATCAACCGGAGGGATCTTGGATTGCCGAATCGCTATGGCAACCGTCCGGAAGCGCTCATCATCGGTTCCGATGGAGCGGGAGTTATCGAAGCGGTCGGCGAAGTGGTGAGCGGATTCTCAGTTGGTGATGAAGTGATCATCAATCCGGCGCTCCGCTGGTACGGCAACAGCGATGCACCGCCGGTGGAATTTGATATTTTGGGTATGCCGGACCATGGCACATTCGCTGAGAAAATTGCTTTGTCTGCAGAGCAAGTCGAGAAAAAGCCGGAATTTTTATCGTGGGAAGAAGCCGGGTCGCTCGCTTTGGCGGGGGTGACCGGCTACCGGGCACTGTTTACTAAAGGTGAAGTAAAGGAAGGCGATACCTTGTTCATTCCAGGAGCAGGAAGCGGTGTGGCAACGTATTTGATTCAGTTTGCGAAAAACGCAGGCGCCCGGGTGATTGTCAGTTCCAGAAGCGAAGAAAAGCGGAATCATGCGCTAGAAATTGGAGCGGACCGCGCCATTGTGACAGACAGCGACTGGCTGCAGGAACTGGCCGATGAAACCGTTGATCTCGTCATTGACAGCGTCGGTGCCGCGACGTTCAACCGGTCGCTCGAGGTTCTGAAAAAAGGCGGGCGCATCGTCATTTTCGGTGCCACGACCGACGACAATGTCGATTTCAATCTCCGCAGCTTCTTCTATGGCCAGTACCAATTGTTCGGCTCGACGATGGGCAGCCGCGAAGAGCTGCGCGCGATGCTTGCCCATATGGAAGAACACGGCACGCATCCTGTCGTTGACCGGGTCTTCGATTTGGAACACGCGCAGGAAGCATTCGATCATTTGGGCAGCGGAAAACAGTTCGGCAAAGTCGTCTTGCGGCTAAAGTGA